A region of Desulfovibrio sp. DNA encodes the following proteins:
- a CDS encoding ABC transporter permease, with amino-acid sequence MTNAEATTANQGNAPTSWQITLFSLRQWLKSTGPYLNLAGIVGFIILWYLFTEKFKLPWFNKLPGPLMVYREWVSPDPSYGISIYTPEYYHHILISIWRVIQAFLLATILGVPIGLFMGWKKVFKDYTFPLLETLRPIPMLAWVPLSILMWPGREASIIFLTFLGSFFATVLNTLLGVESIDEVYFRAASSLGAKSKHVFFKVILPGSLPFIFTGLQISMGYAWFSLVAGEMLSGEYGLGYLIWNSFIMVQYPVIVIAMVTLGVIGWLSSALIRMVGDRLMQWKVREDAR; translated from the coding sequence GTGACTAACGCAGAAGCGACAACGGCGAACCAGGGCAATGCCCCGACCTCCTGGCAGATCACCCTGTTCAGCCTCAGACAGTGGCTAAAAAGCACTGGACCGTATCTGAACCTCGCGGGCATCGTGGGATTCATCATCCTCTGGTATCTTTTCACCGAGAAGTTCAAGCTCCCGTGGTTCAACAAGCTGCCCGGCCCCTTGATGGTCTACAGGGAATGGGTATCCCCGGACCCGTCCTACGGGATATCCATCTATACGCCTGAGTATTACCATCACATACTGATCAGCATCTGGCGCGTGATCCAGGCATTCCTGCTGGCCACAATCCTGGGCGTGCCCATCGGGCTCTTCATGGGGTGGAAGAAGGTCTTCAAGGACTACACCTTCCCCTTGCTCGAGACCCTGCGCCCCATCCCCATGCTGGCCTGGGTGCCGCTGTCCATACTCATGTGGCCAGGCCGGGAAGCCTCAATCATCTTTCTGACCTTTTTGGGTTCTTTTTTCGCCACGGTGCTCAACACCCTGCTGGGCGTGGAATCCATCGACGAGGTGTACTTCAGGGCCGCAAGTTCGCTTGGCGCCAAATCCAAGCATGTGTTCTTCAAGGTCATCCTGCCGGGATCGCTGCCCTTTATTTTCACCGGCCTGCAAATCAGCATGGGCTACGCCTGGTTCTCGCTTGTGGCCGGTGAAATGCTCTCCGGCGAATACGGCCTTGGCTACCTGATCTGGAACTCGTTCATCATGGTTCAGTACCCGGTCATCGTTATCGCCATGGTTACCCTGGGCGTGATCGGCTGGCTCTCCAGCGCGCTCATCCGCATGGTGGGCGATCGCCTGATGCAATGGAAAGTAAGAGAGGATGCCCGATGA
- a CDS encoding ABC transporter substrate-binding protein, with translation MKVFRRIFGFLALLTLFAASQALAEKFVVGYQPYDTISYQAIINSELGLWKKYVPQGTEIEFQGALQGTVVANNMLADKAHIGYMSVMPATILCSKPEQAEIKMVATAGMSEGTRCSLVLVKKDAPQFKSNEELARWLDGKVIAAPKGSASDQYLLKFFEKYNVKPAEYLNQSIEVIGTNFRIGKLDAASLWEPTLSRIASDVGEGVSRIVADGRACDNPDLGMVVMRKDFMDKYPEVAKGYLRAELEAQRYLLDPKNWSSVIDMVSKHATGVPKKVLWYSIYGQVPADSKNPVREWKSFYFNEAEKKNIAEVAPFLLKDKRIKDVPKPGTVDDSMARQVFKDAGYTPVSDKVTLGEIKGAPASACPFKD, from the coding sequence ATGAAAGTGTTTCGACGCATCTTCGGATTTTTAGCTCTGCTAACGCTTTTCGCCGCCAGCCAGGCCTTGGCTGAAAAATTCGTGGTCGGCTACCAGCCCTATGACACCATCTCCTACCAAGCCATCATCAACTCCGAACTGGGCCTTTGGAAGAAGTACGTCCCCCAGGGCACTGAAATCGAATTCCAGGGTGCCCTGCAAGGCACTGTCGTGGCCAACAACATGTTGGCCGACAAAGCCCACATCGGCTACATGAGCGTGATGCCCGCAACCATCCTCTGCTCCAAACCCGAGCAGGCGGAAATAAAGATGGTGGCCACCGCTGGCATGTCCGAAGGAACCCGCTGTTCGCTGGTCCTGGTCAAAAAGGACGCCCCCCAGTTTAAAAGTAACGAGGAACTGGCCCGCTGGCTCGACGGCAAGGTCATCGCCGCTCCCAAAGGCAGCGCTTCGGACCAATACCTGCTCAAATTCTTTGAAAAGTATAACGTCAAACCCGCCGAATACCTGAACCAGTCCATCGAAGTCATCGGTACCAACTTCCGCATCGGCAAGCTCGACGCGGCCTCCCTGTGGGAGCCCACGCTTTCGCGCATCGCCTCCGATGTGGGCGAAGGCGTGTCCCGCATCGTGGCCGACGGCCGGGCCTGCGACAACCCGGACCTGGGCATGGTGGTCATGCGCAAGGATTTCATGGACAAGTATCCTGAAGTGGCCAAGGGCTACCTGCGCGCCGAACTGGAAGCCCAGCGTTACCTGCTCGATCCCAAGAACTGGTCCAGTGTTATCGATATGGTGTCCAAGCACGCCACCGGCGTTCCCAAGAAGGTGCTCTGGTACTCCATCTACGGCCAGGTTCCCGCAGACTCCAAGAACCCCGTTCGCGAGTGGAAGTCCTTCTACTTCAACGAAGCGGAAAAGAAGAACATCGCCGAAGTGGCCCCGTTCCTCTTGAAGGACAAGAGAATCAAGGACGTTCCCAAGCCCGGCACCGTGGACGACTCCATGGCCCGCCAGGTGTTCAAGGACGCCGGCTACACCCCGGTGAGCGACAAGGTCACCTTGGGCGAGATCAAGGGCGCACCCGCCAGCGCTTGCCCCTTCAAGGATTAG
- a CDS encoding sigma 54-interacting transcriptional regulator, with amino-acid sequence MLCGYLDSILDTLSDGVYITDKSGTSLRVNTMYERLTGLKREELLGLNVRELKERGVYNIALNPEIVETGKPVTRVQTNMHGRRMVLSGYPIFDDKGEVALVVTYARDITIMSQMKDQIAEQRELIEKYHKNFDYLNKQKTQRCPLILTSKEMTRVVEQLQRIAPTDATVLLLGETGVGKDVLSRNIHEQSTRHDRPFFKVDCASIPENLIESELFGYAPGAFSGALTKGKIGFFEMADKGTIFLDEIGELPQIMQSKLLRVLQDQEVVRVGSTQSKKVDVRIIAATNRDLAEEVKRGNFRSDLYYRLRVAVINIPSLRERPEDILPLARHFLEKYATRYRKRRFFSPMVEEAMKAYRWPGNVRELENMVQSLVITCEREAVELSDLPGAMLDEQKPMVLAASLACHIDTASGKPLKEIMADIERGLIQDALDTHGSVSKVAKLFGVNRTTIFRKLQIKDPEQPSTQSDSGTSGNESD; translated from the coding sequence ATGCTCTGTGGCTATTTGGACAGCATTTTGGACACACTCTCGGATGGTGTCTACATCACGGACAAATCCGGCACGTCCCTTAGGGTCAACACCATGTACGAGCGGCTTACGGGGCTCAAGCGCGAGGAACTGCTGGGACTGAATGTTCGGGAGCTGAAGGAAAGGGGAGTCTACAACATAGCCCTGAATCCGGAGATAGTGGAGACCGGGAAGCCAGTGACGCGGGTGCAGACCAATATGCACGGGCGGCGCATGGTCTTGAGCGGATACCCCATCTTCGACGACAAGGGGGAGGTGGCGTTGGTGGTCACCTACGCCCGGGATATCACCATCATGTCCCAGATGAAGGATCAGATCGCCGAGCAGCGCGAACTTATCGAAAAGTATCACAAAAACTTCGATTACCTGAACAAGCAGAAGACTCAGCGCTGCCCGCTCATCCTCACCAGCAAGGAGATGACCCGGGTCGTCGAGCAGCTCCAGCGTATCGCCCCGACCGACGCTACGGTGCTTCTCCTGGGCGAAACCGGCGTGGGCAAGGACGTGCTGTCTCGGAACATCCACGAACAGAGCACGCGCCACGACAGGCCTTTTTTCAAGGTCGACTGCGCGTCCATCCCGGAAAACCTCATTGAATCCGAGCTGTTCGGCTATGCCCCCGGCGCGTTCTCCGGAGCTCTCACCAAGGGCAAGATCGGCTTCTTCGAAATGGCGGACAAGGGGACTATCTTCCTGGATGAGATCGGCGAATTGCCCCAGATCATGCAGTCAAAGCTTTTGCGGGTTTTGCAGGACCAGGAAGTGGTCCGGGTGGGCTCCACACAGTCCAAGAAGGTGGATGTGCGCATCATTGCCGCCACCAACCGCGATCTGGCCGAGGAGGTGAAGCGCGGAAACTTCCGAAGCGACCTCTACTACAGGCTTCGCGTGGCCGTTATCAACATTCCTTCTCTGCGGGAGAGGCCGGAGGACATCCTGCCTCTGGCCAGGCATTTTCTGGAGAAATACGCCACAAGATATCGCAAGCGCAGATTCTTTTCGCCCATGGTGGAAGAGGCCATGAAGGCCTATCGTTGGCCGGGAAACGTCCGCGAACTGGAGAACATGGTCCAGAGCCTGGTGATCACCTGCGAACGGGAGGCGGTTGAATTGAGCGACCTGCCCGGGGCCATGCTCGACGAGCAGAAGCCCATGGTTTTGGCAGCTTCCCTGGCCTGCCACATAGACACCGCCTCGGGCAAGCCGCTCAAGGAGATCATGGCGGACATAGAACGGGGTCTCATCCAGGATGCGCTCGACACCCACGGGTCGGTCAGCAAGGTGGCCAAGCTGTTCGGAGTGAACAGGACCACCATTTTCCGGAAACTCCAGATCAAAGAC